The following nucleotide sequence is from Microthrixaceae bacterium.
ATCGTTATGCCGCTCGAGTCCGCCCGCCTGTCATCGTTGGCCGCAGGCGTAGACGAGCTGTCCCGTCGGGCGGGAGAGTTGGCCAGCGAATTGGACGGCGGCCTCAACGCCGAGGCCGCCGTGGCCCTATACGAGGCGGAGAGGTCGCTGGCCATGGCGAGTAGGGCCGTCGACCGTGCCCGCCGAATCGTCGACGATACCGGACGACCCTAGGCCCCGGCACGAGACAGAGCCCTGTCGGAACCTGACCCGGGCGGGGCACTCGGTCCGAGCCTGGATTGGACTAGTCGTGGCCCAGCGCGGCACCTGAGGCCCTCCTCCTTGTGGTTTCAGTCGGGTTCAGTCCGAACCGGCTTCGGGGTGCTCGGGAAGGGCCGGTAGCCTCAGCGTTCGTGCTGAACCGACTCGACCTCCGTGGTGCCGGGACCGACCTGCGAGGTCGCCTGCCGCGCCCGGCCCAGGCCACCGAAGGGCCGGTCGGCGCGGTCAAGGAGATCCTGGCTCAGGTCCAATCCGGCGGTGACGCCGCCGTGGCCGATCTGACCGAACGTTTCGATGGCGTGCGACCTGCGCTTGTCGTGCCGCCCGATTCGATCAAGGCGGCGCTCGACGCCATCGAACCCGACCTGCGCCGAGCCCTCGAGGAGGCCGCGGCCGGTATCGCCGACTTCCACCGCACCCAGGTGGTTCCCGACCACACCTACGAACGGAACGGGATCGTGGTGCAAGGCCGCAAGGTTCCCGTGGACCGCGCCGGTTGCTACGTGCCTGGCGGGCGAGCCATCTATCCCAGCACCGTGCTGATGACCGCCATCCCGGCCAAGGTGGCCGGAGTGCCCGAGGTTGTGCTGTGCGTCCCCCCGGACCGCACCGGCCACGTCCCCCAGGTGACCCTGGCCGCCGCCGCCATCGCCGGAGTGGACGAGGTGTACGCGGTGGGAGGGGCTCAAGCCATCGGGGCCATGGCGTATGGAACCGAGACAGTACGCCCGGTCGACGTGATCGTCGGTCCCGGCAACGTGTACGTGGCCATCGCCAAACGGGAAGTGGCCGGGCTGGTCGGCGTGCCGTCGTCCTTCCCGGGCCCGTCCGAGGTGGTCGTCATCGCCGATGGCACTGCTCCCGCAGAGTTGGCTGCGGTAGATGTGATCCTCCAAGCCGAACACGGCCCCGGTGGTCTGGCCTGGCTGATCAGCTGGGACGAAGCCGCGCTCGATGCCATCTCTGCCGAGATAGAGGCCCAGGTAGCGGTGGCACCTCGCCGGGAAGACATCACCTCGACCTTCGCCGAAGGTGGATACGCGGTGCTGTGCGACTCGCCAGAACAAGCGGTGGCCGTGTCCAACACCATCGCCCCCGAACACTTGGAGCTCATCACCGCTGATCCGGAGGCGTTGGTGCCGCTGGTCCGCCACGCTGGAGCCGTGTTCTGCGGGCCGTGGTCTCCGGCATCGGTTGGTGACTACCTAGCCGGTCCCAGCCACGTCCTACCCACCGACGGAACCGCACGCTTCGGGTCGGCCCTGACCGTGTCGGACTTCGTGAAGGACGTGCACGTGATCACACTCGACCGCGAGGCACTGGATCGCGCTGCACCGACGGTGGCCGCCATTGCCCGAGCCGAGGGGCTGGCTGCCCACGCCGACAGCGTCACGCGTCGGGTCGCGTTCCCCCGAGAGGCCTGAACCGATGGCACCGATCCGCCCCCGAGACAGCGTCGCCCTCATGGAGGGCTACCACTCGCCGCAACTCGACGTCGACGTCCGCCTCAACACCAACGAGTCACCGGTCGCTCCGCCCGCGGCTTTCGTCGACGCCCTGGCTGCCGAGGTTGGCCGGGTCCAATGGCACCGCTACCCCGACCGGGCCGCCACCGAACTGCGGACCCGCATCGGTGAACTCCATGGGGTCGGTCCCGAGCAGGTGTTCGTGGCCAACGGCTCCAACGAGGTGCTCCAGACCCTGTCGCTGACCTATGGGGGTCCGGGCCGGACCGTGGCCGTGTTCGAACCCACCTACGCGTTGCACTCCCACATCGCTCACATGACCGGCACCACCGTCGCCGAAGGGGAGCGGGCTGCAGACTTCTCGCTTGACATGGCCGAGGTTCGGCGGGTCGTGAGTGCAGCCGAGCCCGCCATCACCTACCTCTGCTCGCCCAACAACCCGACCGGGATGGTCGAGACCCGAGACACCGTCACCGAGGTCCTCGGCCTGGTACAGGGTCTGTTGGTGGTCGACGAGGCTTACGGTCAGTTCGCCCCTTGGTCGGCGTTGGAACTGGTCGACGAGGCCACCCCGCTGGTGGTCACCCAGACCTTCTCCAAGACATGGTCCATGGCGGGAGCCCGTCTCGGCTATCTGGTCGGTCCGAGCTGGGTGGTCTCCGAGCTGGAGAAGGTGGTCCTGCCCTACCACCTCGACGCGTTGAAGCAGGCGGCCGGCATCATCGCGGTTCGTTTCCGCTCCGAGATGGAGGAGCGGGTGGCTCAGCTGACCGAGGAACGGGGCCGACTGGAGGCGGCACTTCGCGAGCTGCCGTGCGACGTGTGGCCGTCGGGCGCCAACTTCGTGTTGTTCCGACCGCGGACCCTGGACGGAGCAGACGTCTGGGCTCAACTGGTGGAACGTTCGATCCTGGTCCGCAACTGTTCGTCGTGGCCCCGCCTGGAGGGCTGCCTGCGAGTCACCATCGGCACCACCGACGAGGATGACCGCTTCCTCGATGCCCTAGGGGAGATCCTCACATGACCGAATCGAAAAGCCCGGGTCGGGCCGCTTCCCGGCAGCGCACCACCCGGGAGACGTCGATCAGTATCAGCCTGGACATCGACGGTCCGACCGGGTCGGTCTCCGCCTCGACCGGCCTTCCGTTCTTCGATCACATGCTCGACCAGATCGGACGCCACGGCGGCTTCGATCTGGCCATCGATGCAACCGGTGACATCGAGGTGGATGGTCATCACACGGTCGAAGACGTCGGCATCCTGCTCGGTGAGACGTTCCGGGAGGCGTTGGGCGACAAGGCCGGCGTCCGGCGTTTCGCGTCGGGCCTGTTCCCCCTTGATGAGGCCCTGATCGAGGTGGCCGTGGATCTGTCCGGTCGGCCGTGGGTCTCCTATGACGTTCCCTTCGGCGAGGTGCTGCCGCTCGGTGATCCGCCGTTCAACCCGGAGATGGCCGAGCACTTCTGGCAGAGCTTCGCCACCTCGGCGGGCATCACCCTTCACGTCACCCGCAAGGCCGGGACCAACACCCACCACGTGGTGGAGGCGACCTTCAAGGGAGTGGCGCGCTGCCTCCGTGACGCGGTGCGCGTGGAGGGCACCGCCATCCCCTCGACCAAGGGCACCCTGTCGGGGGCCGGCGGTGACTGACCGCGAGGGAACGGCCGACGGTCGACCGCTGATCGCGGTGCTCGACTACGGGATCGGCAACCTCCGCTCGGCCCAGAAGGCGCTCGAACACGTCGGAGCCGATGCCCGCCTGACCGCAGACCCGGGCCTGATCGCCGATGCCGCTGGCGTGGTGCTGCCAGGTGTGGGTGCCTTCGGCCGCTGCGTCGAGGCCTTGGGTCAAGCCGGCCTCGACGCGCTGGCCCACGACGGGGCCACCGATGCCGCCGCCGGTTCGGGCCGGCCCTTCCTTGGGGTGTGCGTGGGGCTCCAGATGCTGTTCGACGGCTCAGACGAGACGCCCGAGGTGCCCGGTCTTGGTGTGGTGCCCGGTCGGGTGGAGCTCTTGCCCGAAGGGGTCAAGCGACCCCAGATGCAGTGGAACGTGTTGCGCTGGGCCCATCCCAGCCCCATGGCCGACGGCCTGCCCGATGACCCGTGGGTCTACTTCGTGCACTCGTTCTGGGCCCGGCCCGACGACCCCGCCGACATCGCCGCCACCTGCACCTACGGCACCGAAGTGACCGCCGCCATCCAACGAGGCCGGTTGTGGGCCACCCAGTTCCACCCCGAGAAGTCAGCCGCCAACGGGCTGCGCCTACTGGAGAACTTCGTGACCTCGTGCGCCGAGCACGCTGACTGACCCGAAGGTCGGGGTTCGGGTCAGAGGGCAGGGGCGGGGCCGGTCGGGCCGAGCGTGTAGCTGGTCATCGATAGCGAGCCGTAGGCGAAACCGTCTACCAGGACGTGTGCCGTCTGGTTGGCGGCCGTAGCCAAACCGGCCACGTACAGCAGCGGGATGAAGTGATCGGGGCTGGGGTGGGCCAGCGCGAAATCTGGGTGTTCTCGCAGCGACGGAGCCCGCGCCGGGTCGGTGGCCATCACCTCTCGGGTGGCGTCGTCGAACCGTCGGGTCCAGTCGTAGGCGGATTCGGGCTGGCCCCAGTCGATCCGGCGCAGGTTGTGCACCACGTTGCCGCTGCCGACCACCATCACCCCTCGTCGACGGAAGGGGGCCAGCGCCGCCCCCAGGGCCAGGTGCTGGTCGAAGGATCGCCGGGCATCGATCGAAACCTGGACCACCGGGATGTCGGCCTCGGGGAAGGCGTGGACCAGCACAGACCAGGTGCCGTGGTCGAGACCCCAGTCTTCGGTGTCGGACACGACCCCATCGGGTTTGACGACTTCGGAGAGCTCGCCTACCAGATCGGCGGCCAAGGTCGGGTCGCCGGGGGCGGGATATCTGACCGCAAACAGATCGTCGGGGAATCCGTAGAAGTCGTGGATGGTGCGGGGCTCGGCCATGGCCGTTACGGCGGTGGCGCCGATGTACCAGTGGGCGGACACGCAAACGATGGCCGATGGCCGAGGGCCGCCCAGCCCGAAGGTCTGCCAGGCATCGGTGTAGCGGTTGGTCTCGATGGC
It contains:
- the hisD gene encoding histidinol dehydrogenase, whose amino-acid sequence is MLNRLDLRGAGTDLRGRLPRPAQATEGPVGAVKEILAQVQSGGDAAVADLTERFDGVRPALVVPPDSIKAALDAIEPDLRRALEEAAAGIADFHRTQVVPDHTYERNGIVVQGRKVPVDRAGCYVPGGRAIYPSTVLMTAIPAKVAGVPEVVLCVPPDRTGHVPQVTLAAAAIAGVDEVYAVGGAQAIGAMAYGTETVRPVDVIVGPGNVYVAIAKREVAGLVGVPSSFPGPSEVVVIADGTAPAELAAVDVILQAEHGPGGLAWLISWDEAALDAISAEIEAQVAVAPRREDITSTFAEGGYAVLCDSPEQAVAVSNTIAPEHLELITADPEALVPLVRHAGAVFCGPWSPASVGDYLAGPSHVLPTDGTARFGSALTVSDFVKDVHVITLDREALDRAAPTVAAIARAEGLAAHADSVTRRVAFPREA
- the hisC gene encoding histidinol-phosphate transaminase, which encodes MAPIRPRDSVALMEGYHSPQLDVDVRLNTNESPVAPPAAFVDALAAEVGRVQWHRYPDRAATELRTRIGELHGVGPEQVFVANGSNEVLQTLSLTYGGPGRTVAVFEPTYALHSHIAHMTGTTVAEGERAADFSLDMAEVRRVVSAAEPAITYLCSPNNPTGMVETRDTVTEVLGLVQGLLVVDEAYGQFAPWSALELVDEATPLVVTQTFSKTWSMAGARLGYLVGPSWVVSELEKVVLPYHLDALKQAAGIIAVRFRSEMEERVAQLTEERGRLEAALRELPCDVWPSGANFVLFRPRTLDGADVWAQLVERSILVRNCSSWPRLEGCLRVTIGTTDEDDRFLDALGEILT
- the hisB gene encoding imidazoleglycerol-phosphate dehydratase HisB, with product MTESKSPGRAASRQRTTRETSISISLDIDGPTGSVSASTGLPFFDHMLDQIGRHGGFDLAIDATGDIEVDGHHTVEDVGILLGETFREALGDKAGVRRFASGLFPLDEALIEVAVDLSGRPWVSYDVPFGEVLPLGDPPFNPEMAEHFWQSFATSAGITLHVTRKAGTNTHHVVEATFKGVARCLRDAVRVEGTAIPSTKGTLSGAGGD
- the hisH gene encoding imidazole glycerol phosphate synthase subunit HisH; translation: MIAVLDYGIGNLRSAQKALEHVGADARLTADPGLIADAAGVVLPGVGAFGRCVEALGQAGLDALAHDGATDAAAGSGRPFLGVCVGLQMLFDGSDETPEVPGLGVVPGRVELLPEGVKRPQMQWNVLRWAHPSPMADGLPDDPWVYFVHSFWARPDDPADIAATCTYGTEVTAAIQRGRLWATQFHPEKSAANGLRLLENFVTSCAEHAD
- the ygiD gene encoding 4,5-DOPA dioxygenase extradiol, with protein sequence MTAATFLGHGSPMNAIETNRYTDAWQTFGLGGPRPSAIVCVSAHWYIGATAVTAMAEPRTIHDFYGFPDDLFAVRYPAPGDPTLAADLVGELSEVVKPDGVVSDTEDWGLDHGTWSVLVHAFPEADIPVVQVSIDARRSFDQHLALGAALAPFRRRGVMVVGSGNVVHNLRRIDWGQPESAYDWTRRFDDATREVMATDPARAPSLREHPDFALAHPSPDHFIPLLYVAGLATAANQTAHVLVDGFAYGSLSMTSYTLGPTGPAPAL